One Vanessa tameamea isolate UH-Manoa-2023 chromosome 30, ilVanTame1 primary haplotype, whole genome shotgun sequence genomic window, tatttgaaatttaaaacatgcagagtacaaattattattttttgttaaggtTTGTTCGCTCTGACGACGCCGTTGTACGCTCGTAACGCGCTCTCCTTGATTCTACACGTCGCGGATTGTTATTTGGAAGAAATTTCAAAGGTAAACAAATTTATGACGCTGAAAGATTTAACAAAGGCTTTTGTCTTCCACAatcatgattttatataatttaatcatttaaatacgtAGAAATCTTAATCTTACATGAATTAACTTAACTGATAGTAAGCTTAACtgaattaatgattattttattgtcatgagattctgtttacttttttaacaaGGGTTCCACAGGGTTCTTGCTTTGGCCCATATTTTTGTAAGGTcgtgtttttaactttttattcatcttttcaaattttatttattaacatttatttattctactagtatatttgtagtaattattatgcaaacttagtatttttgtacttatcttaaattacaaaaacataagTTATCTTTTCCAGTGAAAACGCTCTACAAAcgagtgtaaatatatattaaaatgttatcgattgtagaaatatttttgtcgGAATGAATGCCTTCACATGCCGGTTCGCTCCCAGGTGTCGCAGGGCGCGGTCCCGGACGCGAGCCTGGCGCGGCTGCTGCGGCCGTTCTGCGCGCTCGTGTGCGGCGCCTCCGACGCGCGCAGCGTGGCCGCGCGCCGGGTGCTGTCGGCGCTCGTGCGGCAGAGCGAGCTCGGCCTGAGCTACGAGAGCAAGGCCCGCGCCTGGCAGCAGGTACCGCTTGTGCGCTGTTCTGGGGGTCATAGCCTTGACAGTGTCCACCGGTTGGGGGAAGTACTGAGATACGACCTTTCAAATACTTTATGAGGccgttataaaaacttttaaagcaTTTCACAAGGTAACTTCAATATAAACTTACCACAGATGTTAAATATAGATGTCCAGGAGAAACCAACGAGGCGGTGGTTTTATTTATgctcataaaaataaagttaccgTTCGTTTAACATAAATCTCTCAAATAATGTCAGATGGGATGCCCGGCTGGAGGCCCCGACGCGTTAGAGCTGGTGTCCGATGACGAAGCGGAAGAGGACGCCGGTCCCGATGAGTCTGAAGACACAGAAAATGGGTTAGTTACATGAACACGTAACAAAATCCTCACTAAGGATAACAACACACCTCCATCAAAATAggattgtaaaatgtattttacttgTAGAATGTATTATGTTGCGCTCCCTCCCCCTCCGCCGAGGAGGGCGGGGGGCTCTGTGCTGACCGAGCCTGTGTGTGCAGCGCGCTGGACCCGCGCGCGGGCCGCGTGCACGTGGTGCTGCGGCCGCTGCGCGTGCCGGCCGCGCTGCTGGCCGAGCAGCTGCGCCAGCTGCTGACCGGCGCCGGCTCGCGCGCCTACACGCGCGCCCGGATCTGCGCCGAGCGGTCGGTTTCTTGCTTTTCGTCCTTTTGTGTAGGAACACGTTAGCTGTTGTAACCTTCCAAtatgttattgatttatttacacgaataaaaataagattactAGGAACACTTCACGTAAAAatccaaaatattctttacccAAGATCTTACGGTTACTTTTAAATCTTCATTTTGTGATGAATTGGTTTCCACAGCTTACTCTGTTCACtaaaatcataaacaataaatattttcattagtgTTACCTCAATTCGAGTTCTCAAATACAGTGTCCCACATGGGTATAATTGTCCCACAGGTTTGAAGAGTTGGCCCGCAACAACTACCCACTAAAGATACCCGATGTCGATGCGCAGGGTCTGGAACCGAACCTAGATCGCGCGGAGCCGATGCGAGCTGCGTCACGCCTGCAAAAGCTGGAGAAAACTTTGGCTACCACTTCTGATGAACTTGCGCTGCGAGGTAAGTCTTGCAAAATGACGTATCATAGCCGGAGGAGAACAAGCGAAACTGGCCCGGAGTTTAtctgtttttttcttaattaaacaaGTAATAAATGCTTAATTTACGTCTTTGTCAGGTCTGAGTAGAAAGCACCGCAAGCGTCTCCTAGCTCGCAGCCGCTCTGGACTAAGTATCGTGGATGAGGTCGCTAAAGGACAATCGGACTCCGCCGTAAGTACTTATAACGTAATTGTTATATTTCCCTGTAAATTAAAAAGCTTGAtgcctttttattttaagaattaaactGTACACCCCTTCTCCAATACGGTTTTGTTGATAGAaaagtggcagaattttattttattttatagtagatATTTTCCTTCGACGCAGAGCACAAGACAGCTTATAAACCCAATTCACTGTTTGAACAACCAAACTGCACTCATAATGCAAATATATATGTCCTCAATATTTGAGATTCATCTTTGAATTGTTCAAGTGGTTACTTTTTTCGTTTTAGAATGGTGATTGGCAAGTAGAGCCAGCAAAAACAGATGACAGTGACAAGACAAAGAAGAATGAAtcgaataaagaaaataaagcaTCCAAGAAGAAGAACAGAAAGAGAAAACTCCAGAAAGAAGATAATGTACCTCCGACTGataataaaaaacctaaaactaataaaaatgaaacaaataaccaaaataaaacCTCAACAAACGTAAAAGTCAATAACAAGAAGGTTAAACAAAATAATCCCAGCAACAAACAAACAGAGAATACTTTAAACAAACCAAATACTAAACAAAGCACAGACACGAAGGCCGGGAAGCAGAAAAATaagaatcaattaaaaaaagagaaCGTTAAGACGAAAGATGAGCCTGCGAAAGTTCTATCTGttaataacaaagaaaacaCAAAAGAAAATCCAAAATCTAAACCGAATGACAAACAAACTACACAAACAAATGTTAAGAAAACTAGTGAGAATAAAAACGTCGTAAACGGAAAATCCAGTAAAGCAAAGGTTGAACCGAAGCTGGTCGTCAATAAAGTGAAGAACTATCAAAAACAAACGAACGCCAATAATCTAAAGAAAGAGACGAGCCCAAAGAAGAAGGTCATCTTGGAAACTCCGAAGAAAGTTAAGTTTGTTTTGAAAAACAACAGTATGCAAGGCCCCGTGGATTATTACAAGAGCGTGAGGCAGAGCCCCAGCATCCCGTACGACAGCAGCAAGAAACCCAACAAGACCAACCTCAAGCCCTCCACTCCGTCCCCCATCAATCCGTTCTTCAAAAAGAAGTTTAAAtcgaaattttgattaaaatgattCGTTTTTGttgattaatgattttattaaaatctatcgcTGATAGACTTGGATGAGTCTTAGATGACTTAAACAATAAATGtgatttgacattaaaatacctattttaaaatgacGGCTCCCttctacttta contains:
- the LOC113391637 gene encoding ribosomal RNA processing protein 1 homolog, giving the protein MKLPEKKKLKKQKIKKKTITKPKKEKVLVVAQEFKFARLLSENEKKTRDRVLKTFKKWLLNCFEKGYEFKEDDFIRVWKGLFYAVWMSDKPLVQEDLCDSIADILDLFPPEHIASAMLMSKAGFKVLATEWYGIDQHRMDKFLMLVRRYLRGSLRCLLRCGWSLESCTLFTDMLSSSDGLFALTTPLYARNALSLILHVADCYLEEISKVSQGAVPDASLARLLRPFCALVCGASDARSVAARRVLSALVRQSELGLSYESKARAWQQMGCPAGGPDALELVSDDEAEEDAGPDESEDTENGALDPRAGRVHVVLRPLRVPAALLAEQLRQLLTGAGSRAYTRARICAERFEELARNNYPLKIPDVDAQGLEPNLDRAEPMRAASRLQKLEKTLATTSDELALRGLSRKHRKRLLARSRSGLSIVDEVAKGQSDSANGDWQVEPAKTDDSDKTKKNESNKENKASKKKNRKRKLQKEDNVPPTDNKKPKTNKNETNNQNKTSTNVKVNNKKVKQNNPSNKQTENTLNKPNTKQSTDTKAGKQKNKNQLKKENVKTKDEPAKVLSVNNKENTKENPKSKPNDKQTTQTNVKKTSENKNVVNGKSSKAKVEPKLVVNKVKNYQKQTNANNLKKETSPKKKVILETPKKVKFVLKNNSMQGPVDYYKSVRQSPSIPYDSSKKPNKTNLKPSTPSPINPFFKKKFKSKF